GCCCTGCAGGTCGGCCATGATGGCCACTTCGCGCCCTGCCTTCTGCGCCGCTTCGCGCACCATGCGGGCGCGGTCGATATGGTCCTGCGCGGTGCCGTGGCTGAAGTTGAGACGCACCACGCTCACCCCCGCCTGGATCATTGCCTCCAGCATTTCGGGCGTGCTGGATGCGGGGCCGATGGTGGCGACGATCTTGGTGGCGTGGTGGCGCATGGTGGGCGAATCCGGAGTCTGGACAGAAATCCCGCATCACCGCGACGCGGGCAAATAGCCATTCTTGCACGATCGGCGTGACATGCTGATGGCGGGTATCCCTAAAGAGAGCACTCCCGCCGCGACAAACCAGCGCTGTCTGCCCCCACAAACAAAAACCCGCCAGCGGCAAGGCGGGCGGGTTCGGTGTGCGCACAAGGCGCAGGGGTCAGGTCCGGACCATCAGGCCGGCACCACCGTCACGTCGGTGCGCGGCACACTGGTGGCGCGGCCGGCAAAGTCGGTCCAGCACATCTGCTTGAAGTCGTACAGCTTGCACTTGCGCGCAGTATCGAAGTACCACCTCCAGGAGAAGGCCTGCACCACGATGCGGCCCGGCAGCAGCTCTTCGAGCTTGGCCTGTGCCTTTTTCAGCTGGTACAGCGGGATGCTCATGTCCACGTGGTGAGCGGTGTGCTCCATGATGTGGTGCATGGCGGCGCCGATCTTGAACGGGAAGGTCAGGTGCACGGTGGTGGACACGAACGGTGCCGCCTTGCCCCAGGCCGTCTTGTCGTTCTGCCAGGTCACCTTCTCGTGCGTGTGGTGCACATACACCACGAAGCCGATCATGTAGAACCAGAACATTAGCGGAGCGGCCATGCCGAACAGGAAGGCCTGCCACACCGGCTGCTCATAGGCCAGCGCCAGCGCCGTGATGGCCACGGCCCAGACGATCCAGAACGCCACCACCAGGATGTTGTCCCAGAAGAAGACCGGACGGCGGGTGGGCATGTGCGTCTTGTTCGGGAAGAATTCCCGCTTCCACCAGATCTCGATCATGTAGTAGATGCCGGCGCCCCAGCCGCTGCGGTAGATGCGCTGCAGCAGGCGCTGCGTGGGCGACAGGGCGTCGAACTCCTCCTTGGTGAGCG
The DNA window shown above is from Brachymonas denitrificans and carries:
- a CDS encoding fatty acid desaturase — protein: MPIGPGEPMPHRKVIRSWTNPFAQRDNWHAFVLLVLDYILFSALVAGAVLFDAWWLQLLSGLAAGFVIGRLFIIGHDACHMSLTPNRKLNKWLGRIAFMPSLTAYSLWDVGHNVVHHGYTCLKGVDFVWEPLTKEEFDALSPTQRLLQRIYRSGWGAGIYYMIEIWWKREFFPNKTHMPTRRPVFFWDNILVVAFWIVWAVAITALALAYEQPVWQAFLFGMAAPLMFWFYMIGFVVYVHHTHEKVTWQNDKTAWGKAAPFVSTTVHLTFPFKIGAAMHHIMEHTAHHVDMSIPLYQLKKAQAKLEELLPGRIVVQAFSWRWYFDTARKCKLYDFKQMCWTDFAGRATSVPRTDVTVVPA